A single region of the Flavobacteriales bacterium genome encodes:
- a CDS encoding DUF4268 domain-containing protein, whose translation MYPKGHASQYRTEFFGFLKLKMGKKLSSERTRINWMKYPTGIDKLFFRCEIDHAGARLCIDIQHKDAGIRKLIFDQFLEMKPVLEKHIGALDWQEEFETEEGNLISRISITHPESNLFDKETWPDAFDFFSKKLIRLDKTWSMAKYTFLQLLH comes from the coding sequence ACGCATCGCAATACCGAACAGAATTCTTTGGTTTCCTCAAACTGAAAATGGGGAAAAAATTATCGTCGGAACGAACCCGCATCAATTGGATGAAATATCCGACCGGTATCGATAAACTTTTTTTTCGTTGCGAAATCGATCATGCAGGCGCGCGTTTGTGTATCGACATTCAACATAAAGATGCAGGAATACGTAAATTAATTTTCGATCAGTTTCTCGAAATGAAACCAGTGCTTGAAAAACACATTGGCGCACTCGATTGGCAGGAGGAATTTGAAACGGAAGAAGGAAACCTCATTTCAAGAATAAGCATCACACATCCCGAAAGCAATTTATTCGACAAGGAAACCTGGCCGGATGCTTTTGATTTTTTCTCCAAAAAATTAATTCGTCTGGATAAAACCTGGTCAATGGCCAAGTACACCTTTCTGCAATTACTTCATTAA